A section of the Gammaproteobacteria bacterium genome encodes:
- a CDS encoding HU family DNA-binding protein yields MNKTELTDAVASAADLSKSSASRAVDAIVDTVTDALKKGEQVSILGFGTFLVRERSARSGRNPQTGDVIQIAASKSPSFKAGKALKDAVN; encoded by the coding sequence ATGAACAAAACTGAACTCACTGATGCCGTTGCGAGCGCCGCGGATCTGTCCAAATCATCGGCGTCTCGCGCCGTCGATGCGATCGTCGATACAGTGACCGACGCGCTCAAGAAAGGTGAGCAGGTATCGATACTCGGCTTCGGTACGTTTCTCGTGAGGGAAAGGAGCGCAAGAAGTGGACGCAATCCACAGACCGGAGACGTGATTCAGATCGCCGCGTCCAAGTCGCCCAGTTTCAAGGCTGGCAAAGCATTAAAGGATGCCGTAAACTGA